From a single Miscanthus floridulus cultivar M001 chromosome 8, ASM1932011v1, whole genome shotgun sequence genomic region:
- the LOC136470197 gene encoding uncharacterized protein — protein sequence MKVEAATAQTQLAPLAAWVKELEEELTHMLGSEASRAAEASQVKAQHLKEEAEASRAEALCWKEKAEACQVETRCWELKAKESEAEVTRAAEASSAVQTVLETEIEEHEALKRAALSTCEALEVEGV from the exons atgaaggtcgaggcggccacggcccagacgcagctcgcccctctggcggcgtgggtcaaggagttggaggaggagctcacccacatg ctagggagtgaagcttccagggcggccgaggcttctcaggTCAAGGCCCAgcacttgaaggaggaggccgaggcttctcgggccgAGGCCCtatgctggaaggagaaagccgaggcctgtcaggtcgagacccgatgctgggagctgaaggccaagg agtcagaggcggaggttactcgggcagctgaggcttctagcgcggtgcagacggtgctcgagaccgaaatcgaggagcacgaggcgctaaaacgtgccgccctttccacctgcgaggccttggaggttgaggGGGTTTAG